Part of the bacterium genome, AGCGGTCGCGCCTTGTATTGGGATTGTATTATCGGGAAGGACTTACTTTAAAAGAAATAGCCCGCGTCATGGATTTGACCGAATCCCGAATTTGTCAAATCCATGCTGCAGCGATAGAGGTGCTTCAGCAACAATTGCAGGATATCGAGACGGCATTCGGCGGTAAGATCCGCATAAAAGTAAGCGGATAAGCGGAATAATTCCGTACCCGCCGATACCCGGCCGGTTATTGGCAGCTGAACTGCGGGAGGTGGTGTGAGCATGGTTGAACCGATTGATGCACAAAATATGTTGAGCCGGACACCGCTGGTGGAAAAAGCGGCTGTTGCCCGGAAAGAACAGGCAATTCAACTCAATCAACCGGCGACCCAGATTGAAAAAGAAAAACACCATGAGCAGGATAAGGTGGGAACAAAACACGATCTCCAGCACGTTGAGGATGAAAAACGAAATCAAAGCGGTGCGAAATCACAGCATCAGACTGAACAGCAGGAGAGCGAGGAGACACCGGAGATTGAATTGGTCCGGGAAGCGGCGGAAATTCCGGAGCATAAACTGGATGTAACGATATAAAAAAGGGAGCAGCGAAGCGGTGGCAACAGTCATGCGGCATACTCTGACAGCACAAATTAAATCTGAGGAAATATTTTATCCCGGAGCGGAACTGTATCTTGCGCTGATGAAGGAAAAATATCCGCTTAAATTTAATGCCCGGATTACTTTTTTTAATCAGCACCGGATTGAACTCAATATGCCGGATCATTGGTGGAAACTGGTTCCTTTTGAGGAAGCGATGCCGGTGAATATGGCCCTGTTTCACCAAGGGGGTATGTTTTCGCTACGCGGAAAAATAACAGATTTTCTGCCCGAGCGCATTCCGGGGTTGATTATTACACACACCAACAAAGTAAAGCGCAATCAGCGCCGGATGTTTTTCAGAGTAAAAATGGACAAACCCTTTTTATTAACAAAGGTGGTGCTGCCGGAAAAAGAATGCCTGCGTAATGTTCCGGTCACATTGAGCAATATCAGCGCAGGCGGCATTGGTTTTAAATCGGCGGTTTTTCTTCCGCAGAGGAGTGTGATCAGCACACGTGATTTGGTGGATCCGGTGCTAAAAAAACATATCGGAGAAAATCGCCGGCTGGAAATTATGTGGTGCCGTGTGCAACGGCCGGCGGGCTATCGACTCGGCGCCGCGTTTTTGTACGCATCGCGGCGGGAACAGGATCAAATGGTCCAGATTGTTTATCAATTACAGCGGATGTATCTTTTAAAGAATTATCATATTATTGGAGAAAAACAAGATTGGGAGTCAATGCCCGGTTGAAAGCGACCGATACTGAAACTGTAGCGATCAAAGACGCCGGCGAAGGTTCGAGGAGGGTGTCCTATGGTGGGCAAAGAAAAAATGAAAATAGAGGAACTAACCGATAAGCTGCAGAATGTTTTTCCCATGCCGCAAATATTGGCAAAAATACTTAAGACGATCAATGATCCCGGTGCCAGCTCAGCCAGTGTGGAACTGGTATTTAAATATGAACCGAGCTTCACACTCAAACTATTAACCCTGGCCAATTCGGCATACTATGGTTCGCCGGGCAAGATTACCAATATTCGTGCCGCCATTACGCTGCTGGGATTTAATCTGGTCAAAAGCATCGCGGTTCATGCCAGTGTTAATGAATTTTTTAATTTTGGATCAAATAATTCCATTTTTTCCGGGTATGATTTATGGAAACATTCCGTAGGTGTCGGGGTTTGCGCCAAAATGATTTCGCGGAGGCTTCATCTGGGAAATGCCGAGGACTTTTTTACCCTCGGTATTTTACATGATGTGGGGCTGATTATTGAGTATCAATTTTATCGGGATGAATTTGTTGCGATATTAAGCAAGCTGCAAAATGGCTGGCATGAAATTGTTGAATTGGAACAGGAATTTTTAGGTGTCGATCATACCCTGCTGGCAAAAATGATCTGTGATAAGTGGCAGATGCCGGAAAGCCTGGGAGAGATTATTGTGCATCATCACCAACCGCTGCATGCGCCGGAAGGGTTGCAAAAGCATGCCTGTGCCATGTATGTCGCCAATCACATCGTGAAAAAATGCAGGTATGGATTTTACTATGGCAAGCCGGAGCCCTTCGTTCCCGGTATTTTGGAACGATTGGAAATGGAGGCGGTGGATGTTGAGGTGCTCCAGGAGGACTTTGAGCAGGAAATCAATGAATTGGCTATGTTTTTTGAATAGGGGAAGATCACGACCCTGTGGCTGGAAAGACGACCATGAAAAAACCATCACCTGAACAATCCGGGAATCACACGGCCTCGGCGACAATGGGAAAGCAGCTCCCGTTGGACGGCGATTCGCCGGAAGTCGCCGCCGTCATAAAAAAGTATCAGGCGCGGTTGCGCCAACTCAAGCAGGAAATCATAGCCCGCCAAGAGGAAAACCATCGGATTGTTGAAGAAAATTATCGGCAAAATACGGAACTCCGTCAATTGAATCAGGTACTGGATGAAAAGGTGAAAGAGCGCACACGTGAATTGGAGGCATCCCAAGAACAACTGGTGGCGCAAAACAAGGAATTAAAGGAGCTCGATGAGAGTAAAGAAGCCATGATGCATATGATCGTGCATGATATGAAAAATCCTCTCACCTCGGTGATGGGTGCGCTGAGTCTTTCACAGCGGGATTCTTTTCATGTGGATGCTCAGTTGCGGGAGCTTTTGCAGGATGCGAATATACAGTCGATCAAGCTGCGCACCATGATGGATGATATTTTAACCATGAGTAAGCTGCGTTCCAAGGAATTTGAAATCCAGATTCAGGAAGTCGATATGGTCAGCCTGATGCAGCAAAGTGTCATGCTGATGAATACCACCATGAGCGATCACAAGGTTGTGATTAATTACCAACCACCTGAGAGAACAATCATTTGTAATATTGATTTTCAGATTATTGAACGGGTTATGAATAATCTTATCAACAATGCGATTAAATATGCCCCGCGGCATAGTGAGGTAACGGTGGAAACCCAGGTCGAAAATGGCATGGCGGTCGTGCGAATTTCAAATTGGGGCGAAAGTATTCAGCAGGATTGTCATAAGAAAATATTTGAAATGTTCGGCCGGGCCAAACCTCAGGACACTGAAATCAGAGGGACGGGTCTGGGGCTGGCATTTTGTAAACTGGCGATTGAAGCGCACCAGGGTGAGGTCGGCGTTGTTTCGCCTTTGCCGCCGAAAGATCATGGCGCACAATTTTATTTTACCATTCCATTTTGTTCTGAGTGCAAACCGGAAGATTAAAAGAAAAAGTGTCCCGGCCGTGAACCGTTGCTGCTATAATGGTTTTGCTCGCGGTTGAAATTATTTTACAAGTCGCTTATTTTGATTCTGTGAAAAATGCGGGAGCACTTTGGGGACGACATCATTTAATATGCGAAGGAATCCCCGTGCTCTTGCCCGGCGTAACTTGTCCGGCGCATGCCGGATGCCGGGGGAGTGCGGGGATGATTTATTTGCATATTGCATAAGGAGCCGGTTTTGCTGCAGCGTTTAATCTCTGTTTTTTTGTTGCTCTACATGAGCGGGTGTGCCGTATTGCCGGGTAAGGATGGCCCGCCGCCCCGGCATATTGCCGAGTATCCATTGGCCAATTGTCATCCCGGTATGGAGGATGCCAATTATTGGATCCGGAAATATGTTTTTCGCGACCAACTTTTGCTCTCGCCGGGTGAAATTCAAAAATTAAATCGAAAAAATCATAGTCGTGGATTGTTGACAAATGTTTTTGCGGATAAGCTTTGGGAATACAAGTATGTGGAGGTTGAACGGCCGGGTGAAGATAATCCGGCCGGGGAATGGAATTTAGAGCGGCCGACAGCCTACAGTCCGGGCGCTTTGGGCGGATACACGCTGTATACTTATCTAAAAGATGAGACCGAACGCATCAAGCGGCGGACACGTTGGGACGTCAACGGACGGGCTGTTGCGCGGACCGGATTTTTAGCATTGGATGAAAATTTGAATTTGACTGCGCTGCGTGAGGACAATCCCATTCGTTATGGGCTCACCCGGCAAAGAACCGATGTGCGTTACTATCCAACCGACATGTTGATTACCGGCAGGCGCTGGGATATTGATTTTGATATTTTGCAGGTTTCTGCGGTTCGCGCTTTGCAACCTGTGGCCGTTTTGCATGAAAGCCGCGACAAGAAGTGGGTTTTTGTCGTGACGGCATATTGCCGGGGATGGGTTTTGCGGGAACACATTACAGAGAAATGTAATCCCAGGGCGGTCCGTATGTTTACGGACCCCAAAAAATTTATTATGGTGACCGGTCATTCTGTTGAAGTCCTGGAGGCCGGTGGCAGTACCCAGGTCGCTCAAAAATTGTATATGGGAACCCAATGTCCCTTGTTGCAGACAACAGCAAATTTTTATATTGTCGGGCTGCCGGTGCATACGCCCGCAGGAAATATTCGCCATCACGAAGCTTATATCCCGCGGACAGCGGATGTGCATGTCGGGTATCTGGCGTATACCCCCCGGAATATTTGCCAACAGGCATTTAAACTATTGGAGACACCCTACGCTTGGGGAGGGAAGGGAGAATACCGGGATTGTTCGCAAATGGTGATGGACGTTTATGCCTGCATGGGGATTGTTTTGCCGAGGAATTCTTCGGCGCAGGCGCGTGTCGGCAGCAGCCGATATGCGTTTGATAAAGGCAATACAATTTTACAGCGGCGGGCGGAGTTGGACGGCATTCATTACCCGGTGCTGCTCCAGTTTCCCGGACATATTATGCTTTACTTAGGACGCGAAAATGAGCATTATTATGCTATTCACGATATTTGGGCATATCGCGTATTAGAAAAGCCGAACAAGGATCGGAAAATTATTATTGGCAAGGTTGTGGTGTCGGACCTGTCTTTGGGGGAGGGATCGACGCGTGGGTCGCTTATTCAGAGGTTATCCATTATTAATTTGGTCAGACCTTAATTATTATATATATAATGTAGAAAACGGGTAAAAAAGAGTGGTTATAAAATATCAGGTCAAAAAAGTTATTCAATGGGCAATTGTGCTATGGATTTCCCCCTTACTGCTTGGGGCGGTGAGTGTGCCTAGAATTACAAAAGGTCCTGAGCAATTGCCGCATGTTCTGCCGGTGATGAAAAGCCCGGACTATTGGATTGCCAAATTGGAAAATCCTGATGAAGTTTTGTGCACTGCCAAGCAAATACATGAATTGGAAAGGCACTGGAAATCCCGGGGACTGATTCATGATTTGTTTGCCTATCACCAAGTCATCAGACAGGCGGCATTACTTTCGCTTTTAAAAAGTGATTATTCTTATCTAAAAAGGGTAGGGCGCTTTCGGCAGGACGGCAGCCGCATGCAAGCATCGGATTATGCGCGCATAAAAAAAAATGTGAACACACCTGCGGTTCAGGTGTCTAATTCCGTTAGATGGGGAATGACGGTTCGCCGAACAGCCCTGAGATTATTCCCAACCCAAGAAAGTGTAACCAACAAACCACTGGACCTTGAATTTAATGCACTGCTTCATTCCGGATTGCATTTGGCGGAACCGGTGGTGGTTTTGCACACCAGTTTTGATGGTGCTTGGTATTTTGTTGATTCTGCAGTTGGATTTGGATGGGTGCAAATAAGTGATGTCGCGCTTGCCGGAAAGTCAGAGCAGGTTTTTAAGTATTGTCAAAGGGCAACCTGGGTGGTGGCGGCGCACGAGGCCCTATTCGAAGATGCCTCAGGAGAATTGCCGGCAGAGACGGCGCGGATGGGTTGTCGGCTGGCATTAGACCCTAAAAAAAAGCAACACTTTGAGTTGCCGCAGCGGGATGCGGCGGGAAAGCTGTTTTTTCAATCTGGAAAACTTCGGACATCTGCGGCCATGCTCCCGCAGACGCGGCCGCTGACACCGCGGGGGCTTATTGAGCAGGCCTTTGTAGTACAAGCGCAGACCTATGGCTGGGGCGGCGGCAGCGGTTATGGCGATTGCTCTGAAATGATTCGCCGTATTGGTTTGGTGTGCGGCATAGAATTTCCCCGCAGCACCAGCGCACTGAAGCGTGGGTTGCATGCGACCCGTTTGACCCGGGACCCGGCAGCCAGGAAAAGACAACTTGCCGCAAGCCCGGGAGGTCGGACCTTGTTGTATATGCCCGGGCATATTATGCTGGTGCTGGGGACCGTGGCAGGCAGGACCTATGTGATGCATAATTTGTACGGCATTCATGATTACGATGTTAACGGTGATTTTATCCGGCGGGTTGCCCGAGTGTTGGTATCTGATCTTTCTCTGGG contains:
- a CDS encoding PilZ domain-containing protein, giving the protein MATVMRHTLTAQIKSEEIFYPGAELYLALMKEKYPLKFNARITFFNQHRIELNMPDHWWKLVPFEEAMPVNMALFHQGGMFSLRGKITDFLPERIPGLIITHTNKVKRNQRRMFFRVKMDKPFLLTKVVLPEKECLRNVPVTLSNISAGGIGFKSAVFLPQRSVISTRDLVDPVLKKHIGENRRLEIMWCRVQRPAGYRLGAAFLYASRREQDQMVQIVYQLQRMYLLKNYHIIGEKQDWESMPG
- a CDS encoding HDOD domain-containing protein; this translates as MVGKEKMKIEELTDKLQNVFPMPQILAKILKTINDPGASSASVELVFKYEPSFTLKLLTLANSAYYGSPGKITNIRAAITLLGFNLVKSIAVHASVNEFFNFGSNNSIFSGYDLWKHSVGVGVCAKMISRRLHLGNAEDFFTLGILHDVGLIIEYQFYRDEFVAILSKLQNGWHEIVELEQEFLGVDHTLLAKMICDKWQMPESLGEIIVHHHQPLHAPEGLQKHACAMYVANHIVKKCRYGFYYGKPEPFVPGILERLEMEAVDVEVLQEDFEQEINELAMFFE
- a CDS encoding HAMP domain-containing histidine kinase; the encoded protein is MAGKTTMKKPSPEQSGNHTASATMGKQLPLDGDSPEVAAVIKKYQARLRQLKQEIIARQEENHRIVEENYRQNTELRQLNQVLDEKVKERTRELEASQEQLVAQNKELKELDESKEAMMHMIVHDMKNPLTSVMGALSLSQRDSFHVDAQLRELLQDANIQSIKLRTMMDDILTMSKLRSKEFEIQIQEVDMVSLMQQSVMLMNTTMSDHKVVINYQPPERTIICNIDFQIIERVMNNLINNAIKYAPRHSEVTVETQVENGMAVVRISNWGESIQQDCHKKIFEMFGRAKPQDTEIRGTGLGLAFCKLAIEAHQGEVGVVSPLPPKDHGAQFYFTIPFCSECKPED
- a CDS encoding SH3 domain-containing protein, with product MLQRLISVFLLLYMSGCAVLPGKDGPPPRHIAEYPLANCHPGMEDANYWIRKYVFRDQLLLSPGEIQKLNRKNHSRGLLTNVFADKLWEYKYVEVERPGEDNPAGEWNLERPTAYSPGALGGYTLYTYLKDETERIKRRTRWDVNGRAVARTGFLALDENLNLTALREDNPIRYGLTRQRTDVRYYPTDMLITGRRWDIDFDILQVSAVRALQPVAVLHESRDKKWVFVVTAYCRGWVLREHITEKCNPRAVRMFTDPKKFIMVTGHSVEVLEAGGSTQVAQKLYMGTQCPLLQTTANFYIVGLPVHTPAGNIRHHEAYIPRTADVHVGYLAYTPRNICQQAFKLLETPYAWGGKGEYRDCSQMVMDVYACMGIVLPRNSSAQARVGSSRYAFDKGNTILQRRAELDGIHYPVLLQFPGHIMLYLGRENEHYYAIHDIWAYRVLEKPNKDRKIIIGKVVVSDLSLGEGSTRGSLIQRLSIINLVRP
- a CDS encoding SH3 domain-containing protein, which gives rise to MPRITKGPEQLPHVLPVMKSPDYWIAKLENPDEVLCTAKQIHELERHWKSRGLIHDLFAYHQVIRQAALLSLLKSDYSYLKRVGRFRQDGSRMQASDYARIKKNVNTPAVQVSNSVRWGMTVRRTALRLFPTQESVTNKPLDLEFNALLHSGLHLAEPVVVLHTSFDGAWYFVDSAVGFGWVQISDVALAGKSEQVFKYCQRATWVVAAHEALFEDASGELPAETARMGCRLALDPKKKQHFELPQRDAAGKLFFQSGKLRTSAAMLPQTRPLTPRGLIEQAFVVQAQTYGWGGGSGYGDCSEMIRRIGLVCGIEFPRSTSALKRGLHATRLTRDPAARKRQLAASPGGRTLLYMPGHIMLVLGTVAGRTYVMHNLYGIHDYDVNGDFIRRVARVLVSDLSLGKHSRKGTLHQRITHRLEIKPGLDKERNFE